From Alteromonas australica, one genomic window encodes:
- a CDS encoding acetyl/propionyl/methylcrotonyl-CoA carboxylase subunit alpha has protein sequence MIKKLLIANRGEIACRVIKTAKQLGIQTVAVYSQADCNAMHVNMADEAVLLGPAPSKDSYLKYEAIISHAKNLRVDAIHPGYGFLSENADFAQQCEANNLVFVGPPASAIQAMGSKSAAKRIMEEAGVPLVPGYHGDDQTPATLKKAADDMGYPVLLKAAAGGGGKGMRQIWHEDEFYPALQAAKRESMASFGDDHMLVEKYLTRPRHVEIQVFCDTFGQGVYLFERDCSVQRRHQKIIEEAPAPNMPEGVREQMGEAALKAASAIHYVGAGTVEFLLDDDGAFYFMEMNTRLQVEHPVTEMITGEDLVAWQLQVADKKPLPKTQAELKCQGHAFEARIYAEDADNDFLPSTGHLALLKPPATNAFIRVDTGVTQGDDVSVYYDPMIAKLVVWGENRELALSRLYQALGDYHISGATTNIPFLRKVANSQAFKQAELTTTFIEKFADQLTFDESESRGLPLPAMALYVLLDRASNEKMGRHVSERDHTSPWQQLGTWRANSTYEETLSLEVNNHTIRVEVQHIKRLTVTEPRQWRIKLPEQEVVVSGSLNGNTLQATIGEVKSAFTVVKHNSQFSLLNAGICTNFQLIPPDLGLDGSDSKDTNTTAPMNGTIVAHLVPPEEHVKRGDPLLIMEAMKMEHTITAPSDGKVDEYYYAVGELVDGGAALFAFTPHTTD, from the coding sequence ATGATAAAAAAACTACTCATTGCAAACCGTGGTGAAATTGCCTGCCGCGTAATCAAAACGGCAAAACAACTGGGTATACAGACCGTGGCGGTTTATTCACAGGCAGACTGCAACGCCATGCACGTTAACATGGCAGACGAAGCGGTGTTATTGGGCCCTGCCCCTTCAAAAGACAGTTACCTGAAGTATGAAGCCATTATTTCCCATGCCAAAAACTTAAGGGTAGACGCCATTCACCCTGGGTACGGTTTTTTATCTGAAAATGCTGATTTTGCACAACAATGTGAAGCCAACAACCTTGTGTTTGTTGGCCCGCCCGCCAGTGCAATACAAGCCATGGGCTCGAAGTCAGCGGCAAAGCGTATTATGGAAGAGGCAGGCGTACCTTTGGTGCCTGGTTACCATGGCGATGATCAAACTCCCGCAACGCTTAAGAAAGCAGCCGATGACATGGGCTACCCTGTATTACTGAAAGCGGCAGCAGGAGGCGGCGGCAAAGGCATGCGTCAAATTTGGCATGAAGACGAGTTTTACCCAGCGCTGCAAGCCGCTAAACGGGAATCTATGGCCAGCTTTGGCGACGATCACATGTTGGTAGAAAAATACCTTACTCGCCCCCGACACGTTGAAATACAAGTTTTTTGCGATACCTTTGGTCAGGGTGTCTACCTCTTTGAGCGGGATTGCTCGGTACAACGCAGACATCAGAAAATTATTGAAGAAGCACCGGCGCCCAATATGCCCGAAGGTGTGCGTGAACAAATGGGCGAAGCCGCGCTAAAAGCCGCTAGTGCAATTCACTATGTAGGCGCAGGTACCGTGGAGTTTCTACTGGATGACGACGGTGCCTTTTATTTCATGGAGATGAACACCCGTTTGCAAGTTGAGCACCCCGTTACCGAAATGATCACCGGTGAAGATTTGGTCGCTTGGCAATTACAGGTTGCCGACAAAAAGCCACTGCCCAAAACGCAAGCAGAATTGAAATGCCAAGGGCATGCATTTGAAGCGCGTATTTACGCAGAAGATGCGGACAACGACTTTCTGCCTTCCACAGGTCATTTAGCCCTGTTAAAGCCCCCCGCCACCAATGCCTTTATTCGGGTGGATACTGGGGTGACACAGGGCGACGATGTTTCTGTGTATTACGACCCCATGATCGCCAAATTGGTGGTGTGGGGAGAAAACCGAGAATTAGCGTTAAGCCGTTTGTATCAAGCCCTAGGGGATTACCATATTAGCGGCGCGACCACTAACATTCCCTTTTTACGCAAGGTCGCCAATAGTCAGGCGTTTAAACAAGCCGAGCTTACGACCACCTTTATAGAGAAATTCGCGGATCAATTAACTTTTGACGAAAGCGAATCACGTGGGCTTCCATTACCCGCCATGGCACTTTACGTTTTGTTAGACAGAGCCTCCAACGAAAAAATGGGGCGACACGTTAGCGAACGCGATCACACCTCCCCTTGGCAACAACTGGGCACATGGCGGGCGAATTCCACCTATGAAGAAACCCTGTCTCTTGAAGTAAATAACCACACTATTCGTGTTGAAGTGCAACATATCAAGCGCTTAACCGTGACTGAGCCGCGCCAGTGGCGTATCAAGTTACCTGAACAAGAGGTTGTTGTATCAGGCTCGCTCAATGGCAACACCTTGCAGGCCACCATTGGTGAAGTGAAATCGGCGTTTACGGTGGTCAAGCATAATTCACAATTTAGCCTGTTAAATGCAGGGATATGTACTAACTTTCAACTTATACCCCCTGATTTAGGGCTGGATGGTAGCGACAGTAAAGATACGAATACAACAGCACCAATGAACGGTACGATTGTGGCGCATCTGGTTCCCCCCGAAGAGCATGTAAAGCGGGGCGACCCCTTGTTAATAATGGAAGCGATGAAAATGGAACACACTATCACCGCCCCTAGTGATGGAAAAGTAGACGAGTATTATTATGCGGTAGGCGAGTTAGTTGATGGCGGTGCAGCCCTGTTTGCATTTACGCCACATACAACCGATTAG
- a CDS encoding hydroxymethylglutaryl-CoA lyase: MLPKQVRIVEVGPRDGLQNEKSPFSVEHKINLINLLSQSGLSYIEGGSFVSPKWVPQMANSAQVFTHIDRVEGVTYSALTPNTQGFEDALDSGVDEVAIFGSASERFSQKNINCSVDESLDRFAPVIELAKRYELPVRGYVSCVMGCPYEGDIPPENVAHIARRLHDMGCYEISLGDTIGVGTPTQTKHMLDAVGKQVPMANIGIHFHDTYGQALANIYAALDYGIASIDSAIAGLGGCPYANGASGNVATEDLLYMLNGMAIDTGVNMDLLLKASAFVSEITQRPVESKVANALLNG; encoded by the coding sequence ATGTTGCCTAAGCAAGTGAGGATTGTGGAAGTGGGGCCAAGAGATGGCCTGCAAAATGAGAAAAGCCCATTTTCTGTTGAGCACAAAATTAACCTGATTAATCTACTCTCTCAAAGTGGGTTGAGTTACATTGAGGGGGGCAGTTTTGTCTCTCCTAAATGGGTGCCACAGATGGCTAACTCAGCACAAGTGTTTACCCATATAGACAGAGTTGAAGGTGTCACCTATTCAGCGCTTACACCGAATACCCAAGGCTTTGAAGACGCGTTAGACAGTGGTGTAGATGAAGTCGCCATATTCGGCTCGGCATCAGAGCGCTTTTCGCAAAAAAACATCAACTGTTCCGTAGACGAAAGCCTTGACCGGTTTGCGCCTGTCATCGAGCTAGCCAAGCGGTATGAATTACCCGTAAGGGGCTATGTTTCATGTGTGATGGGCTGCCCTTATGAAGGGGATATTCCCCCAGAAAATGTGGCGCATATTGCACGGCGCTTACACGACATGGGGTGTTACGAAATTTCCTTGGGCGACACCATTGGCGTTGGCACACCCACGCAAACCAAGCATATGCTCGACGCCGTGGGCAAGCAGGTTCCTATGGCCAATATTGGTATACACTTTCACGATACCTATGGGCAGGCTCTAGCTAACATTTATGCCGCCCTTGATTACGGCATTGCCAGTATTGACAGCGCCATAGCAGGGTTAGGCGGGTGCCCATATGCCAATGGCGCCAGCGGAAATGTGGCTACGGAAGATTTACTTTATATGCTTAACGGCATGGCAATAGACACTGGCGTCAACATGGATTTGCTCTTAAAAGCCTCAGCGTTTGTGTCTGAAATAACCCAACGCCCGGTAGAATCAAAAGTCGCAAACGCTTTGCTAAACGGATAA
- a CDS encoding carboxyl transferase domain-containing protein, whose protein sequence is MPVLQSKINVKSDGFANNAQHMQTLVDDLTNKVSTIKKGGGESAAERHLARGKLLPRDRINVLLDADTPFLEIGQLAAWEVYDDYVPCAGVVAGIGQIHGTLCMIVANDATVKGGTYYPLTVKKHLRAQTIAEQNHLPCIYLVDSGGANLPRQDDVFPDKEHFGRIFFNQANMSANNIPQIAVVMGSCTAGGAYVPAMADESIIVKEQATIFLGGPPLVKAATGEVVTAEELGGGDVHTRISGVADHLANNDHHALQLARDAVARLNRDTQHSLPPKPAVCPRYQASEIYGIVPSDSRQTYDVREVIARIVDDSQFDEFKPLYGTTLVCGFADIFGYPVGIVANNGILFGESALKGAHFVELCAMRKIPLVFLQNITGFMVGKQYEHGGIAKHGAKMVTAVACANVPKLTVIIGGSFGAGNYGMCGRAYDPRFLFMWPNARISVMGGEQAAGVLAQVKADQKAREGTPWSQEEQNRFKQPILDNYEKQGHPYYASARLWDDGVIDPADTRTVLGLSLASALNRPIEDTKFGVFRM, encoded by the coding sequence ATGCCCGTTCTACAATCCAAAATTAATGTGAAATCCGATGGGTTTGCAAACAACGCACAGCATATGCAAACCTTAGTCGACGATTTAACAAACAAAGTAAGCACCATTAAAAAAGGCGGAGGCGAAAGTGCCGCCGAGCGCCATCTAGCAAGGGGGAAATTGCTTCCCCGAGACAGAATAAACGTATTGTTAGATGCCGACACACCCTTTTTAGAAATTGGCCAACTTGCCGCATGGGAAGTTTATGACGACTACGTCCCTTGCGCAGGCGTTGTGGCCGGTATTGGGCAAATTCACGGTACTTTGTGCATGATTGTGGCTAACGATGCCACGGTAAAAGGGGGCACCTACTATCCCCTAACAGTGAAAAAGCATTTACGCGCACAAACGATTGCCGAACAAAATCACCTACCCTGCATCTATTTAGTGGATTCAGGTGGTGCAAACCTGCCCCGACAAGACGACGTATTTCCAGATAAAGAACATTTTGGTCGCATTTTCTTTAATCAAGCCAACATGTCTGCCAATAACATTCCACAAATAGCAGTAGTAATGGGGTCTTGTACCGCTGGGGGGGCTTATGTGCCGGCCATGGCTGATGAGAGTATTATTGTAAAAGAACAAGCCACTATCTTCCTGGGCGGCCCGCCACTGGTAAAAGCGGCCACAGGCGAAGTAGTCACCGCAGAAGAGCTTGGTGGCGGCGACGTCCATACCCGTATTTCAGGGGTAGCCGATCACCTAGCCAACAATGATCATCACGCCTTACAGTTGGCAAGAGACGCAGTGGCAAGACTCAATAGAGATACCCAGCATAGCCTGCCCCCAAAGCCTGCGGTTTGCCCGCGTTATCAGGCCTCAGAAATTTACGGCATAGTGCCATCAGATAGCAGGCAAACCTATGATGTACGAGAAGTTATCGCCCGCATTGTGGATGATTCTCAATTTGATGAGTTTAAACCCCTCTACGGCACCACCCTAGTGTGTGGTTTTGCCGATATTTTTGGCTACCCTGTCGGCATTGTTGCGAACAACGGCATATTGTTTGGTGAAAGCGCGCTAAAAGGTGCTCACTTTGTCGAACTATGTGCAATGCGAAAAATTCCTTTGGTTTTTTTACAAAATATCACCGGCTTCATGGTAGGCAAGCAGTATGAGCACGGCGGTATAGCCAAACACGGAGCAAAAATGGTCACCGCGGTTGCTTGCGCCAATGTCCCCAAACTGACTGTCATAATTGGCGGCAGTTTTGGTGCCGGGAACTATGGCATGTGTGGCCGCGCCTACGACCCTCGCTTTCTATTTATGTGGCCAAATGCTCGCATTTCGGTCATGGGAGGCGAGCAAGCTGCTGGCGTACTTGCGCAGGTAAAAGCCGATCAAAAAGCCCGTGAAGGCACACCTTGGAGTCAAGAGGAGCAAAACCGCTTTAAGCAGCCTATTCTTGATAACTACGAAAAACAGGGACACCCCTACTATGCCTCAGCACGCTTATGGGACGACGGTGTCATCGACCCCGCTGACACCCGAACCGTATTAGGCCTCTCTTTAGCCTCTGCGCTTAACCGCCCCATTGAAGACACCAAGTTTGGTGTTTTTCGAATGTAG
- a CDS encoding MerR family transcriptional regulator, whose amino-acid sequence MITQNNEATYAIGELAKEFDITPRSIRFYEEQGLLSPKRTGQNRIYDNKDRVRLKLILRGKRLGFSLAEVKTLFEMYDANPNSAVQLEAMLAMTEKKRAVLHQQLEDIQMLMTELDDVEARCREELEELKRGKIA is encoded by the coding sequence ATGATCACCCAAAATAATGAAGCCACCTATGCGATTGGTGAGCTAGCAAAAGAGTTTGATATTACGCCTCGTTCAATTCGCTTTTACGAAGAGCAAGGCCTGCTAAGCCCCAAAAGAACCGGACAAAACCGCATTTACGACAATAAAGATCGTGTGCGCTTAAAACTGATCCTGCGGGGCAAACGTCTTGGCTTTTCCCTGGCAGAAGTAAAAACACTGTTTGAAATGTACGACGCGAACCCAAATTCCGCGGTTCAACTTGAGGCCATGTTAGCCATGACAGAAAAAAAGCGGGCGGTACTACACCAGCAGCTTGAAGACATACAAATGCTAATGACGGAATTAGATGATGTAGAAGCACGTTGCCGCGAAGAACTCGAAGAACTAAAAAGAGGAAAAATTGCATGA
- a CDS encoding SRPBCC family protein, producing the protein MAFLKKLLIGIGALIVIVCVIGFFLPSEYSVERRILIKANPSEVYPEVVDLKAWQKWGVWFKRDPNMVIDYSGPDRAIGMRSVWQSATEGNGEMEITQLVHNKNVEYRLYFPDFDMGSTGSVSLTPTEEGTLVTWTDEGEVGMNPVDRYFVLMIDGLIGPDFEMGLENLKTVIENQS; encoded by the coding sequence ATGGCGTTTTTAAAAAAGCTCTTAATAGGCATAGGTGCGTTAATCGTGATTGTCTGTGTTATTGGTTTCTTCTTGCCCAGTGAATACAGTGTGGAACGTCGCATTCTTATTAAAGCCAACCCCAGTGAAGTTTATCCTGAAGTGGTGGATTTAAAAGCGTGGCAAAAATGGGGTGTTTGGTTTAAACGGGATCCAAACATGGTCATTGACTACAGTGGCCCAGACAGAGCAATTGGTATGCGTTCTGTGTGGCAAAGTGCCACAGAAGGCAATGGTGAAATGGAAATTACCCAGCTAGTACATAACAAAAATGTGGAGTATAGACTGTATTTTCCCGATTTTGATATGGGATCCACAGGTTCTGTATCGCTTACGCCCACGGAAGAAGGCACCTTGGTGACCTGGACCGATGAAGGCGAGGTAGGCATGAACCCGGTTGATCGTTATTTTGTACTCATGATTGATGGTTTAATTGGTCCCGATTTTGAAATGGGGTTAGAGAATTTGAAAACGGTGATTGAAAACCAAAGTTAG
- a CDS encoding enoyl-CoA hydratase/isomerase family protein — translation MHQDVTYEVDQRQVALITLNRAEKHNAFNDAMISTLTHYFEKAAQDSQVRAVVLKAEGKSFSAGADAQWMKKMASYSEQENHADAMKLATMLHTLYSLPKTTIARVQGAAFGGAVGLIACCDIAIGSKLSKFCLSEVKIGLIPATISPYVIEAMGTRVCRRYFQTAEVFSARRARRLGLLSESVTEDELDSTIDHIIHGLLKNGPQAVSQAKSLVEFVANKPINETLMNETSQRIAKVRVSEEGQEGLSAFLEKRVARWQEQ, via the coding sequence ATGCACCAAGACGTTACCTATGAAGTTGATCAAAGGCAGGTTGCACTTATCACGCTTAACCGTGCAGAGAAACACAATGCATTTAACGACGCCATGATAAGCACCCTAACCCACTATTTCGAGAAAGCCGCACAAGATAGCCAGGTTAGAGCGGTCGTGCTTAAGGCGGAAGGCAAAAGTTTTAGCGCCGGGGCCGATGCGCAATGGATGAAGAAAATGGCCAGCTACAGCGAGCAAGAAAACCATGCTGATGCCATGAAGTTAGCCACTATGCTGCATACCCTTTACAGCTTGCCTAAAACCACCATAGCACGGGTACAAGGGGCGGCATTTGGCGGTGCCGTAGGCCTGATTGCCTGTTGTGACATTGCCATAGGCAGCAAGTTAAGTAAGTTTTGTTTAAGTGAAGTGAAAATTGGGCTTATTCCCGCCACCATTAGCCCCTATGTCATCGAAGCAATGGGCACTCGGGTTTGTCGACGTTACTTTCAAACCGCAGAAGTATTTTCGGCTAGACGCGCCCGCCGCCTGGGTTTATTAAGCGAATCCGTAACCGAAGACGAGCTAGACAGCACCATAGATCACATTATCCACGGGCTATTAAAAAATGGCCCGCAAGCCGTTAGCCAAGCAAAATCCTTGGTGGAGTTTGTGGCGAATAAGCCTATTAATGAAACCTTAATGAATGAAACAAGCCAGCGCATTGCAAAAGTGCGGGTGTCAGAAGAAGGGCAAGAAGGCCTGTCAGCCTTTTTAGAGAAGCGCGTTGCCCGTTGGCAGGAGCAATAA
- the glgC gene encoding glucose-1-phosphate adenylyltransferase, giving the protein MADNSSRYISNLTRDTYALILAGGKGSRLHELTTWRAKPALYFGGKFRIIDFPLSNCINSGIRRVGVVTQYKSHSLIRHLVRGWGHFKKELGESVEILPASQRFSDSWYEGTADAVFQNIDIIRDELPKYVMILSGDHIYRMDYGAMLAHHKESGAKMTVSCMSVPIEEAAGAFGVMSVDENLRINGFQEKPEHPAPLPNDDTRCLASMGNYVFDTEFLFEQLRRDAETSGSQRDFGKDIIPSIIKDHPVYAFPFESSGGDNAYWRDVGTIDSFWEANMEMVAPVPQLNLYDQKWPIWTYQEQLPPAKFVWEDHDRRGEAINSVVSGGCIISGSTLRASICFSNVRVHSYGLIEDAVILPDVEIMRHCKLKKVIIDRGCTVPEGTVIGYDHDADRARGFRVSEKGVVLVTREMLGQPVGGLAAV; this is encoded by the coding sequence ATGGCAGATAACAGTTCACGCTATATCAGTAACTTGACTCGCGATACCTACGCGCTCATCTTAGCTGGCGGTAAGGGGTCTAGACTGCATGAACTGACCACATGGCGCGCAAAACCGGCGCTTTATTTTGGCGGTAAATTTAGAATTATCGACTTCCCACTCTCTAATTGCATTAATTCAGGTATTCGACGGGTTGGTGTAGTCACCCAATATAAATCACACTCGCTTATTCGACACCTTGTACGCGGCTGGGGGCACTTCAAAAAAGAACTCGGTGAATCAGTAGAAATACTCCCCGCGTCTCAACGATTTTCCGATAGCTGGTATGAAGGCACCGCAGACGCAGTTTTTCAAAACATTGATATTATCCGCGACGAGTTACCTAAGTACGTTATGATTTTGTCTGGCGACCATATTTACCGAATGGACTATGGCGCCATGCTGGCGCACCACAAAGAATCTGGTGCGAAAATGACCGTCTCCTGTATGTCGGTTCCCATTGAAGAAGCCGCAGGCGCATTCGGGGTAATGTCAGTAGATGAAAACCTTCGTATTAATGGCTTTCAAGAAAAACCCGAACACCCTGCTCCTTTGCCCAACGACGACACCCGATGCCTAGCCTCAATGGGCAATTACGTATTCGACACCGAATTTTTATTCGAGCAACTACGCAGAGACGCGGAAACCTCAGGCTCACAGCGTGACTTTGGTAAGGATATTATTCCTTCCATTATTAAAGACCACCCTGTTTATGCCTTCCCGTTTGAAAGCAGTGGCGGCGATAATGCCTATTGGCGCGACGTAGGCACCATCGACTCCTTCTGGGAAGCCAATATGGAAATGGTTGCGCCCGTGCCACAGCTCAATCTCTACGATCAAAAGTGGCCGATTTGGACTTACCAAGAGCAACTTCCCCCGGCGAAGTTTGTGTGGGAAGACCACGACAGGCGCGGTGAAGCTATTAACTCAGTGGTGTCTGGAGGCTGTATTATTTCAGGCTCAACATTGCGTGCGTCCATCTGTTTTTCAAATGTACGTGTCCACTCCTATGGCCTAATTGAAGATGCGGTTATTCTTCCTGATGTTGAGATTATGCGCCACTGCAAGCTTAAAAAGGTGATTATCGACCGAGGCTGCACCGTACCCGAGGGCACTGTCATTGGCTACGATCATGACGCAGACAGGGCAAGAGGATTCAGAGTATCTGAAAAAGGCGTGGTATTGGTTACCCGTGAAATGCTTGGCCAACCTGTGGGTGGCTTAGCCGCCGTGTAA
- a CDS encoding MFS transporter, which translates to MANNKRRLILALAFNKLADLLASAKTTLPALLLSLSAPVWMVAWLVPIRESGALLPQAFIGVYLRKHEARHHVWRLGMALQICAITTTLLAALVLSGVAAGAVVLTALVALSIGRSACSLTIKDMEADVAEKGERGRLVGIASTASGLMTLCVAVPLVYYQQALQNYAVIGLVAGSSVSFIITLLCLLPVKTYVKAEDNNKGQEGSDDENRRLLSVNFDRTVYTFIAVRGLFVHSALVAPYFMLESDQKATSLLPVYLAAQALAALLSSFLWGKVADKSARSTLQIAGILALSACVALLVFNPNGLWFSALLFFVLSVAHAGVRTGRKTYSLDVKEGQGRTELVGFSNTAIGLILLAFGGLYAFLSSVLTFSVVYIMAAMLVVAIISTILLPKEK; encoded by the coding sequence ATGGCAAATAATAAGCGTCGTTTAATTCTAGCGCTGGCTTTTAACAAACTCGCGGATTTATTGGCATCCGCAAAAACCACCTTGCCCGCATTGTTGCTTTCCCTTTCTGCACCCGTATGGATGGTGGCCTGGTTGGTGCCTATTCGCGAGTCTGGCGCACTGTTACCACAAGCTTTTATTGGCGTTTATTTACGTAAACACGAAGCTCGTCATCATGTATGGCGCCTTGGAATGGCCTTACAAATTTGCGCCATTACCACCACCTTGCTTGCCGCCTTAGTGCTAAGTGGTGTGGCTGCGGGCGCCGTTGTGCTAACGGCGCTTGTTGCCTTAAGCATAGGCCGTTCGGCGTGTTCTCTTACCATTAAAGATATGGAAGCCGATGTCGCAGAAAAAGGGGAACGGGGCAGGCTGGTGGGCATTGCTTCAACGGCGTCAGGTTTAATGACATTGTGTGTGGCGGTGCCATTAGTTTATTACCAACAAGCGTTGCAAAACTATGCGGTGATTGGATTGGTTGCAGGGTCTAGCGTGTCGTTTATCATCACGCTTCTTTGTTTACTGCCTGTTAAAACCTATGTGAAAGCCGAGGACAATAACAAGGGCCAAGAAGGGAGCGATGATGAAAATCGCCGGCTATTAAGTGTTAATTTTGATAGAACGGTTTACACCTTTATTGCAGTAAGAGGGTTGTTTGTTCATTCGGCATTAGTGGCACCTTATTTTATGCTTGAGAGCGATCAAAAGGCCACTTCCTTGTTGCCCGTGTATCTGGCCGCACAAGCATTGGCCGCGTTATTGTCGTCTTTTTTATGGGGAAAGGTCGCTGATAAAAGCGCGAGAAGCACCTTGCAGATAGCCGGTATATTGGCGTTAAGCGCGTGCGTGGCATTGCTTGTATTTAACCCTAATGGTTTGTGGTTTTCAGCATTACTCTTTTTTGTTTTGTCTGTTGCTCACGCTGGGGTGAGAACCGGCAGAAAAACCTACAGTTTAGACGTGAAAGAGGGGCAAGGTCGCACAGAATTAGTCGGGTTTTCCAATACCGCCATAGGGCTGATACTGCTGGCATTTGGCGGGTTGTACGCGTTTCTTTCGTCGGTTTTGACCTTCTCTGTTGTGTATATTATGGCCGCTATGCTGGTGGTGGCCATCATCAGTACAATTTTATTGCCTAAAGAAAAGTGA
- a CDS encoding isovaleryl-CoA dehydrogenase, with amino-acid sequence MNTAYPTLNFGLGEEIDMLRQHVYHFAKSEIAPLAEHADTSNQFPNALWPKLGEMGLLGVTVSEQYGGADMGYLAHTVAMEEVSRASAGIGLSYGAHSNLCVNQIFKNGNEQQKEKYLPKLVSGEHIGALAMSEPNAGSDVVSMKLRAEKRGDKYILNGNKMWITNGPDAHTFVIYAKTDVSAGAKGITAFIVERDFAGFSRAQKLDKLGMRSSNTCELVFEDCEVPAQNILGQEGEGVRVLMSGLDYERLVLSGGPLGIMQACMDIVVPYIHDREQFGQSIGQFQLVQGKVADMYTQMNAARAYVYTVAKSCDRGETTRKDAAGAILYAAELATKIALDAIQLLGGNGYINEYPTGRLLRDAKLYEIGAGTSEIRRMLIGRELFNESA; translated from the coding sequence ATGAACACTGCCTACCCTACCCTTAATTTTGGTTTAGGCGAAGAAATAGACATGCTGCGCCAGCACGTTTACCATTTTGCCAAAAGTGAAATTGCCCCCCTCGCTGAACACGCCGATACAAGCAATCAGTTTCCCAACGCCTTGTGGCCCAAATTAGGTGAAATGGGGCTATTGGGTGTCACAGTAAGTGAGCAATACGGTGGGGCAGACATGGGGTACCTAGCGCACACGGTGGCCATGGAAGAAGTCAGTCGAGCCTCTGCTGGTATAGGCTTAAGTTACGGTGCCCATTCAAATTTGTGCGTAAACCAGATTTTTAAAAACGGCAATGAACAACAAAAAGAAAAATACCTACCAAAGCTTGTCTCGGGGGAACACATAGGTGCCCTGGCCATGAGCGAACCTAACGCGGGCTCAGACGTAGTAAGTATGAAACTTCGTGCCGAAAAAAGGGGCGATAAATACATTTTAAACGGCAACAAAATGTGGATAACCAACGGCCCTGATGCTCATACCTTTGTCATTTATGCAAAAACCGATGTTAGCGCAGGTGCAAAAGGCATAACGGCCTTCATTGTAGAGCGCGACTTTGCAGGCTTTAGCCGTGCACAAAAGCTAGACAAATTAGGCATGCGCTCGTCAAACACCTGTGAACTTGTATTTGAAGACTGCGAAGTACCGGCCCAGAACATCTTGGGGCAAGAAGGAGAAGGCGTAAGAGTACTCATGAGCGGCTTAGATTACGAGCGGCTAGTACTGTCTGGCGGCCCTCTTGGCATCATGCAAGCGTGCATGGATATTGTGGTGCCCTATATTCACGATAGAGAGCAATTTGGACAGTCTATTGGCCAGTTTCAGTTGGTACAAGGCAAGGTTGCCGACATGTACACGCAAATGAACGCGGCGCGAGCCTACGTATACACGGTGGCGAAATCTTGTGACAGAGGGGAAACCACACGAAAAGATGCCGCCGGCGCCATTCTTTACGCCGCTGAACTCGCCACCAAAATAGCGCTAGATGCTATCCAGTTGCTCGGTGGCAATGGCTACATTAATGAATACCCCACAGGCCGGTTATTGCGAGACGCAAAGTTATATGAAATTGGCGCTGGCACGTCTGAAATTCGACGCATGCTCATAGGCCGAGAACTATTCAACGAATCGGCTTAA
- a CDS encoding alpha/beta fold hydrolase yields MSQSSLTFHFAHANGFPAASYNTLFSYLPDHFQRLHVSMFGHDDALPVNGNWRNQVKELINHVERENRDERGVFAVGHSFGAVISYMAACEAPHLFRGVIMLDPPLVVGPMSHFFRFAKKTPLINKLTPAKLAETRNTRWPANTDLDAYFHGKALFRNMDKRCVRDYVKSVIHHQGDEARLGFKADVEAALFRNVPHNLGRYKGKLSCPALLVTGKQSQVCKPTMYTRLMKQNAITHTSLEGGHMFPLEHPENVANLISTTLSKWNAR; encoded by the coding sequence TTGTCGCAATCATCATTAACGTTTCATTTTGCCCACGCAAATGGTTTCCCTGCGGCAAGTTACAACACATTATTTTCTTATCTTCCTGATCATTTTCAACGCCTACATGTGAGTATGTTCGGTCACGATGATGCCTTGCCAGTAAACGGTAATTGGCGAAATCAAGTGAAAGAGCTAATTAACCACGTTGAACGGGAAAACCGGGATGAGCGCGGTGTGTTTGCCGTGGGTCATTCCTTTGGGGCGGTTATCTCCTATATGGCAGCGTGTGAGGCGCCTCATTTGTTTCGCGGTGTCATCATGCTAGACCCGCCGCTTGTGGTAGGGCCCATGAGCCACTTCTTCCGTTTTGCCAAGAAAACACCGTTAATTAACAAGCTTACACCAGCAAAACTTGCTGAAACTCGTAACACGCGCTGGCCAGCTAACACAGATTTAGACGCGTACTTTCATGGCAAAGCCTTGTTTCGCAATATGGATAAACGATGCGTACGGGATTACGTGAAAAGCGTTATTCATCATCAAGGTGATGAGGCCAGATTAGGTTTTAAAGCTGATGTGGAAGCGGCATTGTTTAGAAATGTGCCACACAATTTGGGACGATATAAAGGTAAATTATCGTGCCCCGCGCTACTTGTTACGGGTAAGCAAAGCCAGGTGTGCAAGCCCACAATGTACACCAGGTTAATGAAGCAAAATGCAATCACTCATACGAGTTTAGAAGGGGGACATATGTTTCCGTTAGAACACCCAGAAAACGTGGCTAATTTGATATCAACCACGTTGTCTAAGTGGAATGCGCGCTAG